One window of Candidatus Nitrospira kreftii genomic DNA carries:
- a CDS encoding hypothetical protein (conserved protein of unknown function), whose product MCTVVVRRAVVWSAVLVWLIGIEVPRASADPETDARRFQIEFETGAIWQGRNEIHIPDSATGTRFSLADIQDSTPIVQRRVEATWHPGRRHALRFVYQPLGFSGTGSFSAPVLFAGGIFTPGAPVESDYKFDSYRVTYRYLFYESSTWRLSAGATAFIRDAKVELRQAGSTATDSNVGFVPLLSFNAEYRFAPRWMAVVDVDGLVAPQGRAFDAAAKIRHDLTDHWSVSAGYRTFEGGVDNGERFAFGWFHFAVVSIGYRY is encoded by the coding sequence ATGTGCACTGTCGTTGTAAGACGGGCCGTCGTATGGTCGGCAGTCTTGGTATGGCTCATCGGGATTGAGGTTCCGCGTGCATCGGCAGATCCTGAGACAGACGCGCGACGGTTTCAGATCGAATTTGAAACCGGAGCGATCTGGCAGGGCCGGAACGAGATTCACATTCCCGACTCAGCGACAGGGACTCGCTTCTCGCTCGCCGACATTCAGGACAGCACTCCGATCGTACAACGACGAGTGGAAGCGACATGGCACCCAGGCCGGCGACATGCGCTCCGCTTCGTCTATCAGCCACTCGGATTCTCCGGCACCGGGTCGTTCAGCGCGCCGGTGCTGTTCGCAGGAGGAATCTTTACTCCCGGTGCTCCCGTGGAATCGGACTACAAGTTTGATTCCTACCGAGTGACCTATCGCTATCTCTTCTACGAATCATCAACGTGGCGGTTGAGTGCAGGTGCAACAGCCTTCATTCGCGACGCCAAAGTTGAGTTGAGGCAAGCCGGCTCGACAGCAACTGATAGTAATGTCGGCTTCGTGCCGCTGCTCAGTTTCAATGCGGAATATCGTTTCGCGCCACGCTGGATGGCCGTGGTGGATGTTGATGGGCTGGTGGCTCCCCAAGGGCGTGCCTTCGATGCCGCCGCGAAGATCCGCCATGATCTCACCGATCATTGGTCTGTCTCTGCGGGATATCGAACGTTTGAAGGTGGGGTTGATAACGGTGAGCGGTTCGCCTTCGGCTGGTTCCACTTCGCCGTGGTCTCAATTGGATATCGGTACTGA
- a CDS encoding hypothetical protein (conserved protein of unknown function), protein MAIMFPVKIFTGRLCSIVVIGVLVVSGCSASSKKDPEAIYRDAVLLANTGRYEEAAHMWKKAAELGHRKAMSDLGALYSNGLGVSEDWEEAVKWWTKAVQAGDSESLYNVGVYHYKQGKFSQAFLWFHEAATRGIATGMMRVGSMHMRGEGVPADSEEGLRWVRAAAKAGLPAAQTLLDLHARDGQALKDSDMPYVISIDTWQRLLPHMLDGNTQAAVSLFTNVSIDHACGDTAITTHSPSLAAQQLGSLLQCSVGAVASKDLPPNTERLRAATVGILLQRYGLELWKPQLWTDEAGKKVSALRSNYDKAATIRHNLANNHWAAIFTTSYQNLLQAAQGSNAPVPDYYAKGW, encoded by the coding sequence ATGGCTATCATGTTCCCTGTGAAAATATTCACTGGCCGGCTTTGCTCAATCGTTGTCATTGGTGTTCTGGTTGTTTCCGGCTGCTCAGCCAGTTCAAAGAAGGATCCGGAGGCGATCTACCGCGACGCGGTGTTGCTCGCCAATACTGGTCGATATGAAGAGGCTGCTCACATGTGGAAGAAAGCCGCCGAACTTGGACACCGCAAAGCGATGAGCGACTTGGGTGCGTTATACAGCAACGGTCTCGGAGTGTCTGAAGATTGGGAGGAGGCGGTCAAATGGTGGACCAAGGCTGTTCAGGCTGGTGATTCGGAATCTCTTTACAATGTTGGCGTCTACCACTACAAGCAAGGCAAATTCAGCCAGGCGTTTTTGTGGTTTCATGAAGCAGCCACTCGAGGGATTGCTACAGGAATGATGCGCGTAGGATCGATGCACATGAGAGGCGAGGGTGTGCCTGCGGACAGTGAAGAAGGATTGCGTTGGGTTCGCGCCGCTGCCAAGGCTGGTCTTCCTGCCGCACAAACCCTACTGGATCTCCATGCACGCGACGGTCAGGCTCTCAAAGACTCGGACATGCCGTACGTAATTTCGATTGATACATGGCAACGGCTCTTGCCCCATATGTTGGACGGCAACACGCAAGCAGCAGTTAGCCTCTTTACCAACGTTTCAATTGATCATGCTTGCGGAGACACGGCCATCACCACACATAGTCCTTCGCTTGCAGCACAACAACTCGGCTCCTTACTCCAGTGCTCTGTCGGGGCCGTCGCGAGCAAAGACCTGCCGCCCAACACCGAACGTTTACGCGCAGCGACTGTTGGAATTCTTCTTCAGAGATACGGTCTTGAGTTATGGAAGCCACAACTCTGGACCGATGAGGCCGGGAAGAAGGTGTCGGCCCTTCGCTCGAACTACGACAAAGCAGCAACGATCCGACACAACCTAGCAAACAACCACTGGGCGGCTATCTTCACCACTTCATATCAGAACCTCCTGCAAGCTGCACAAGGAAGCAACGCCCCCGTCCCAGACTATTATGCGAAGGGTTGGTAA
- a CDS encoding transposase — protein sequence MKLEGSMSTKTRRQYTEEFKTEAVRLVRDSARPVAHVARDLGIADHLLYRWRAEQQQAEERGRTRQDLRAEEAELARLRRENAVLKQERDFLKRAAAFFARESQ from the coding sequence ATGAAATTGGAGGGCAGCATGAGCACCAAGACCAGACGGCAGTATACGGAAGAGTTTAAGACAGAAGCAGTGCGGTTGGTCCGAGACTCGGCACGACCGGTTGCACACGTAGCCAGAGATCTGGGCATTGCCGACCATCTGCTCTACCGCTGGCGGGCGGAGCAGCAGCAGGCAGAGGAGCGTGGAAGGACGCGGCAGGACCTCCGAGCTGAGGAGGCCGAACTGGCCCGACTGCGGCGTGAAAATGCCGTCCTGAAGCAGGAGCGGGATTTTTTAAAACGTGCGGCGGCGTTCTTCGCGAGGGAGTCCCAATGA
- a CDS encoding Tetracycline efflux transporter: MIHHPSVTTVPRRAAMLFILVTVLLDMLSFGIIIPVLPKLVEEFFSGDTARAAVLYGLMGTAWAFMQFFCSPIQGALSDRFGRRPVVLLSNFGLGLDYIVMALAPNVAWLVAGRVISGMASSSFSTAGAYIADVTPPEQRAAAFGKIGMVFGLGFIFGPALGGWLGSIDPRLPFWGAAALSLLNACYGFFVLPESLSPDKRTPFAWARANPVGSLILLRSHPELFGLATVAFFGYLAHTVLPSVSVLYMGYRYGWGPASVGLMMGGVGLAAMIVQGGLIRPITARFGERRTVLIGLLCGSIGFFVYGIAPEGWIFCLGIPVMAFWGLAGPANQSLMTRFISSSEQGQLQGAIASINGVTGLIGPTLFTQTFAFFIRSGTDLRNQLSSLSASGELPGAPFLLASLMLLSAAMIAWRATKAGDS; the protein is encoded by the coding sequence GTGATACATCATCCCTCCGTCACGACTGTGCCGCGCCGAGCGGCGATGCTGTTCATTCTCGTCACTGTCCTGCTCGACATGTTGTCGTTCGGGATCATTATTCCGGTGCTGCCGAAACTCGTCGAGGAGTTTTTCTCAGGAGATACAGCACGGGCGGCCGTGCTCTACGGGTTGATGGGCACAGCCTGGGCCTTCATGCAGTTCTTTTGCTCGCCCATCCAGGGGGCACTGTCAGACCGATTCGGCCGTCGGCCCGTCGTCCTGCTGTCCAACTTCGGATTGGGCTTGGACTACATCGTGATGGCGCTTGCCCCGAACGTCGCCTGGCTTGTTGCAGGCCGCGTCATCTCCGGAATGGCCTCCTCGAGCTTCAGCACGGCCGGCGCCTACATCGCCGATGTGACGCCGCCGGAACAGCGTGCGGCGGCATTCGGCAAGATCGGCATGGTCTTCGGGCTTGGCTTCATTTTTGGTCCCGCCTTGGGCGGCTGGCTCGGCTCGATCGATCCCAGGTTGCCCTTCTGGGGCGCGGCGGCCCTCAGTCTTCTCAACGCCTGTTACGGATTCTTTGTGCTCCCCGAATCGCTCTCGCCGGACAAACGAACGCCCTTCGCCTGGGCGCGAGCCAATCCGGTCGGCTCACTCATCCTGTTGCGCTCGCACCCTGAACTCTTCGGCCTCGCAACTGTTGCGTTCTTTGGCTATCTTGCTCATACCGTGCTGCCGAGCGTGTCGGTGCTGTATATGGGTTATCGCTACGGCTGGGGACCAGCGAGCGTCGGACTGATGATGGGGGGCGTCGGCCTGGCCGCGATGATCGTGCAGGGTGGACTGATCCGTCCGATCACCGCCCGGTTCGGCGAACGCAGAACGGTGTTGATCGGGTTGCTCTGCGGATCGATCGGCTTTTTCGTCTATGGCATCGCGCCGGAAGGCTGGATCTTTTGTCTCGGGATTCCCGTGATGGCCTTCTGGGGACTTGCCGGTCCTGCCAATCAATCGCTTATGACGCGCTTTATCAGCAGTTCAGAGCAAGGCCAGCTGCAGGGCGCCATCGCCAGCATCAATGGCGTGACCGGCCTCATCGGGCCTACGCTCTTCACGCAAACCTTCGCCTTCTTCATCCGGTCCGGCACTGATCTCCGCAACCAGCTCTCGAGTCTCAGTGCTTCCGGTGAATTGCCTGGTGCGCCGTTCCTCCTCGCCTCGCTCATGCTCCTCAGCGCTGCCATGATTGCCTGGCGAGCGACGAAAGCGGGCGATTCATAA
- a CDS encoding hypothetical protein (conserved protein of unknown function), whose protein sequence is MNYQLDPSAHEWTKYERLILFDGVCNWCNAWVTVTITHDPDGKFKFGTLQSEQAQRILHDLNLPATDYQSFLLLEVGHVYTKSTAALRVLRQLSRWWPLYYVCMLVPAPLRDVAYDFVARHRYQWMGRAATCRVPTQAERDRFV, encoded by the coding sequence ATGAACTATCAGCTCGATCCCTCCGCGCATGAATGGACCAAATACGAGCGGCTGATTCTCTTCGATGGGGTCTGCAATTGGTGCAATGCCTGGGTGACTGTGACCATTACCCATGATCCGGACGGGAAGTTCAAGTTCGGGACACTCCAGTCCGAGCAGGCGCAACGCATCCTCCATGATCTGAACTTGCCCGCTACTGACTATCAGAGCTTCCTCTTGCTGGAGGTGGGCCATGTCTATACCAAGTCCACTGCGGCTCTAAGGGTGCTGCGACAACTCTCCCGGTGGTGGCCTCTGTATTACGTCTGTATGCTGGTGCCAGCTCCTCTCCGCGATGTGGCCTATGATTTTGTGGCGCGTCACCGGTATCAGTGGATGGGCCGAGCGGCTACCTGTCGCGTTCCGACTCAGGCAGAACGTGACCGATTTGTCTGA
- a CDS encoding Isonitrile hydratase encodes MQLAIVLYDGVTALDAIGPYEVFQAPGLGIDVRFVAREKGMKRTDFGRLGLQADYTLDEVPTPDILLVPGTPFPQAVMGDPLVLEWIAQVHQSTKWTTSVCTGALGLGAAGVLQGLKATTHWLAHDALKQFGAIPTKARVVRDGKVVTAAGVSSGIDMALTLVAEEFGETAAQGVQLLIEYDPQPPFDAGSPDKAPPLVVSGAQEEFRKLNRRS; translated from the coding sequence ATGCAACTGGCAATCGTATTATATGACGGCGTGACGGCACTGGATGCGATCGGCCCCTACGAGGTCTTTCAGGCACCTGGGCTGGGGATCGACGTGCGCTTCGTGGCGCGCGAGAAGGGCATGAAGCGAACCGATTTTGGACGATTGGGCTTACAGGCTGATTACACCCTTGATGAAGTACCCACTCCCGACATTCTCCTCGTGCCGGGCACTCCCTTTCCACAAGCTGTAATGGGCGATCCACTCGTTCTGGAATGGATCGCGCAAGTGCACCAGTCGACGAAGTGGACCACATCCGTGTGCACCGGAGCACTAGGCCTTGGAGCAGCCGGAGTGTTACAAGGACTTAAGGCGACCACTCATTGGCTGGCCCACGATGCCCTGAAGCAATTTGGTGCCATCCCGACGAAAGCGCGGGTCGTCCGTGATGGCAAGGTCGTGACCGCCGCCGGTGTATCATCCGGAATCGACATGGCCCTGACCCTGGTTGCTGAAGAATTCGGAGAGACGGCAGCCCAAGGTGTCCAACTTCTCATCGAGTACGATCCACAGCCTCCGTTCGATGCCGGCAGTCCAGACAAGGCCCCACCGCTGGTTGTCAGCGGCGCACAAGAGGAATTTCGCAAGCTCAACCGACGATCATGA
- a CDS encoding RNA-directed DNA polymerase / Ribonuclease H, translating into MSRLAGLKAATSISDLATLLGFKPKAISYLLYKQPSEYKYTTFQIPKRSGGQRTIQAPVERLKLLQRRLSDLLQDCHDEINASAKRKDQIAHGFKRDRSIITNAKHHRNRRWVFNIDLEDFFPSINFGRVRGYFLRNRDFMLQERVATVIAQISCHENSLPQGSPCSPIISNLVTHVLDMRLVKLASECGCTYSRYADDLTFSTNKKDFPFQIAGPSAISADRAHLWLPGEPLKQVIERTGFRVNSKKTRMMYRDSRQNVTGLVVNKKINVAREYRHNIRAMVHRLVTTGQFEILGPVTRDKKVVLEKRPGTLNELHGMLGFVDSVECFNHSRTDEYSASLKATYRRFLFYSTFYAASAPVLICEGETDNVYLTHAIVSLASEFPELAELAGAGKTRLKIRIYKYPRTSTARILGLKDGGSAVLCNFIKDYPKEVARFSGPGLAQPVIVIYDNDEGCKGIRSVIANISKVKPTGTEPFTYVYKNLYAVPTPLQEGVTSSKIEDLFEARIKETIIEGKTFNEGNSLDPHKHYGKKVFAHKVIRPNADKVDFTGFRSLLTFPRFHRHLYKEEFDEIGGQHEHQDQTAVYGRV; encoded by the coding sequence ATGTCGAGGTTGGCCGGCCTAAAGGCGGCAACATCCATCAGCGATTTAGCAACCCTCCTAGGTTTCAAACCGAAGGCCATATCCTACCTTCTCTATAAGCAGCCTTCGGAATATAAATACACAACGTTCCAGATCCCCAAGCGAAGCGGCGGGCAGCGCACGATCCAGGCACCTGTTGAGAGGCTAAAGCTCCTTCAGCGGAGGTTATCCGACTTACTTCAGGATTGCCACGACGAGATCAATGCTAGTGCCAAGCGCAAGGATCAGATTGCCCATGGCTTTAAACGGGATCGGTCGATTATCACCAACGCAAAACATCATCGGAACCGACGTTGGGTCTTTAATATTGACTTGGAAGATTTCTTCCCATCAATCAACTTTGGCAGGGTCCGGGGGTACTTTCTCAGGAACAGAGACTTCATGCTTCAGGAACGGGTTGCCACTGTCATTGCCCAGATCTCATGCCACGAGAATTCACTACCACAAGGTAGTCCGTGTTCGCCCATTATCTCGAACCTTGTCACACATGTGCTTGATATGCGTCTGGTCAAGTTGGCTTCCGAGTGTGGCTGCACCTATTCACGATATGCAGATGACCTCACCTTTTCCACCAACAAGAAGGATTTCCCGTTTCAAATTGCAGGTCCGTCTGCTATCAGCGCAGATCGGGCCCATTTGTGGCTGCCCGGTGAACCTCTAAAACAGGTAATTGAACGGACTGGATTTCGGGTCAACTCAAAGAAAACCCGCATGATGTATCGTGATTCGCGCCAGAACGTGACGGGGCTTGTTGTGAATAAGAAAATCAATGTGGCCAGGGAGTACCGCCACAACATAAGGGCCATGGTGCACAGACTTGTGACTACAGGGCAATTTGAGATTCTAGGTCCAGTCACGAGAGATAAAAAAGTTGTCCTTGAAAAACGCCCAGGCACTCTGAATGAGCTACACGGCATGCTGGGCTTCGTAGACAGTGTTGAGTGTTTCAACCACTCACGTACCGACGAATATTCGGCCTCACTTAAGGCCACCTACCGACGGTTCCTCTTCTACAGCACCTTCTACGCGGCATCCGCGCCAGTGCTCATTTGCGAGGGCGAAACTGACAATGTCTATCTCACTCATGCGATTGTGAGCTTGGCAAGTGAGTTTCCTGAACTAGCTGAGCTTGCGGGGGCTGGGAAGACAAGGCTCAAGATTCGAATTTACAAGTACCCAAGGACAAGTACTGCAAGGATTCTCGGTCTGAAGGATGGTGGCAGTGCGGTACTTTGTAATTTCATCAAGGATTATCCTAAGGAGGTGGCACGATTTTCAGGGCCTGGCTTGGCTCAACCAGTGATTGTGATTTATGACAATGATGAAGGGTGTAAAGGAATTCGGAGTGTGATAGCCAACATTTCGAAGGTCAAGCCGACCGGTACTGAACCATTCACGTACGTGTACAAGAACCTATATGCTGTGCCGACACCACTCCAAGAAGGAGTGACGTCATCAAAAATAGAAGACTTGTTCGAGGCTCGGATTAAAGAGACCATAATTGAAGGAAAAACTTTTAACGAAGGAAACAGCTTAGATCCTCATAAGCACTATGGCAAGAAGGTGTTCGCCCATAAAGTGATCAGGCCAAACGCAGACAAAGTTGACTTCACCGGATTCCGGTCTCTTCTGACCTTCCCCCGATTTCACAGACACCTGTATAAGGAGGAGTTTGATGAAATTGGAGGGCAGCATGAGCACCAAGACCAGACGGCAGTATACGGAAGAGTTTAA
- a CDS encoding hypothetical protein (conserved protein of unknown function), whose amino-acid sequence MRYRAIQEHDRRYPIRLMCRALAVSPAGYYAWRGRPESRQAVANRTLLVTIRVLHQDSRQTYGSPSIWRALRKQGHRVGEHRVARLMRHNGLRAKTVKKWRATTYSSHGLPVAANTLDRQFRVPQPNQVWAGDITYVWTMEGWLYLAVLLDLYSRAVIGWAMGPRLTGDLTEQALRMALATRQPTAGLLHHSDRGSQYAAEAYQQLLTTHGITASMSRTGNCWDNACVESFFGTLKQELVYHRHYATRAEAKQDIFEYIEVFYNRTRRHSTLGYDSPAEYEARAAVA is encoded by the coding sequence ATGAGATACCGCGCGATCCAGGAGCACGACCGTCGCTATCCGATCCGCCTCATGTGCCGAGCACTGGCGGTCTCCCCTGCGGGGTATTATGCGTGGCGCGGACGTCCTGAGAGTCGGCAGGCGGTCGCCAATCGGACGCTCCTGGTCACAATCCGCGTGCTCCATCAGGACAGTCGCCAGACCTACGGCAGTCCGAGTATTTGGCGGGCGCTCCGCAAACAGGGTCACCGGGTGGGAGAGCATCGCGTGGCGCGGCTAATGCGTCACAATGGCCTCCGGGCCAAGACCGTGAAGAAGTGGCGGGCTACCACATACTCGTCGCACGGCTTGCCCGTGGCGGCTAACACGCTTGACCGCCAGTTCAGGGTGCCCCAGCCCAACCAGGTCTGGGCAGGCGATATCACCTACGTCTGGACAATGGAGGGCTGGCTGTATCTGGCCGTGCTGCTGGATCTGTACTCGCGTGCCGTCATCGGCTGGGCGATGGGCCCGCGCTTGACCGGAGATTTAACCGAACAGGCCCTCCGCATGGCGCTCGCCACGCGGCAGCCCACAGCAGGACTCCTGCATCACTCCGATCGCGGGAGTCAATATGCGGCAGAGGCCTACCAGCAGTTGCTCACCACGCATGGCATCACAGCCAGTATGAGCCGCACCGGCAATTGCTGGGACAACGCCTGTGTCGAGAGCTTCTTCGGAACATTGAAGCAGGAACTCGTGTACCATCGGCACTATGCCACACGAGCGGAAGCGAAACAGGACATTTTCGAATACATCGAGGTGTTCTACAATCGGACGCGTCGGCACTCGACCCTCGGCTATGACTCCCCGGCCGAGTACGAAGCAAGGGCCGCAGTCGCGTAG